ATAAGCCCTTTGGTTTGAGCATTGAGTGGTGCGTGAATACTGATAACCGCGCAGGTTTGAAGCATCTCTTCTAAGCTAAGTCGTTGTAAGAGCGCATCATTGTTGGCGCCACTGGTGGAGAAGTAAACAACCTCCGATCCAAATGCCGTCGCAATCTTCGCCACCTCTTTACCAATCGTTCCAAGCCCGATAATTCCCCAACGTTTGCCTTTAAGTTCCCAAAATGGACGCTCGATATGCGTAAATGTCGGTGCTTCAACCCAGCCACCTTTTTTAACAAATGCGTCGTAATAACCGCAACGACCGATAAGGCTAAGTGCTAGCATGATCGTCGTTTGCGCTACGGACGCAGTGGAGTAGCCTGCCACATTTTTAACCACGATGCCCTTTTCGCCTGCATGCACCAAATCAACATTGTTCGTTCCCGTTGCCGTGACGCAAATGAGCTGAAGCTTGAGGCACGCATCCATCGTCGCGGCATCGATAAGTACTTTATTACTCAAAACGATGTTCGCATCGGCGATATGCGCAACACACTCTTCGGGTGACGTGGTTTCGTAAGTGTGAAACTCCCCAAAGGATTTAAAGAGGCTTAGGTCAATATCTTTTCCCATCGTTTGGGCATCTAAAAAAACGATTTTCATACATTAATCCTTTTTAAGTAATGGTATCCATTCGTTTAGCGTTAAAACGCGACTAAATC
Above is a genomic segment from Sulfurospirillum halorespirans DSM 13726 containing:
- a CDS encoding D-2-hydroxyacid dehydrogenase, coding for MKIVFLDAQTMGKDIDLSLFKSFGEFHTYETTSPEECVAHIADANIVLSNKVLIDAATMDACLKLQLICVTATGTNNVDLVHAGEKGIVVKNVAGYSTASVAQTTIMLALSLIGRCGYYDAFVKKGGWVEAPTFTHIERPFWELKGKRWGIIGLGTIGKEVAKIATAFGSEVVYFSTSGANNDALLQRLSLEEMLQTCAVISIHAPLNAQTKGLIDMNALAMISEGSVLVNVGRGGIIDEVALAKIIDEKELYVGLDVLETEPMQKDHPLLHVKHPERLIMTPHIAWSSVEARTALMNLVAQNIQNFLNH